Below is a window of Bifidobacterium asteroides DNA.
CTGCACCGTGTAGGAGCCAGCTGGTGCAGCGGCCGCCGGGGCCGCGGAATCGATGCGCAGCACCTGGCCCGGGTAAATCCTGTTGGCGTCGGCGATTCTGTTGATTTCTACCAAATGCTGCCAGGAAGTGCCGTACGCCGAGGCGATGCCCGAAAGAGTGTCGCCGGATTGCACGGTGTAGGTGTCGCCACCAGAAACATTGGTGTCAGGCGCTACTGGAACGGTGATGTTGGGCGCTGGCTGCTGGGAGCCATCGAAGGCCGCATACGCCAGCCAGTCCTCGCGGGAGCCATAGAACTTGTTGAGATCCAGCGGTCCGTTGTACCCGCTTAGCCGGCCGTTGGAGGAGTACTGGCGGATGGTGCACCCGTACGCGTTCTCGTTCCACGGGGCGTCCTGGTAGCCGGTGCCATCCATTGATGCGTACTGGGCGACCCACAGGCCGCAATCGTGGCTCTGGCCGACCTGGGCGATTTGGCCGTACACGGACGCTGACGCGTAGATGAGCGGCTTGATGCCGGTCAGACGGATGATTTCCGCCACGACCGCGTCCAGATAGCCCACATTGCCCCAAGCGTTATTGGAGCCCGACTCCCAATCGACCGCCAGAACGGCCTTGTGCAGCCATCCACGGACCTGGTCAACGAAGAACTTGGCCTCGGCCTGAGCGCCGGAGCCGCGGACGTACATGTATACGCCAGCGAGCTTGCCGCAGTCCAAAGCCTGGTCGACGGCGCGGGCGCAGTCCGGGTTGACGTACCCAGTGCCCTCGGTCGCTTTGGCGATGATGAATTCAGCTGGCACCGAGCTCACATCGATGCCAGACTGCCAGCTGGAGATATCTATGCCATTAAGAGCCATGACCGGCCCCTCTCCGCCCGTTTCCGGGCATGAAAAAAGCCGCCCCACGATGGGACGGCCATGGTTGTGGTTCGCGCCTGGCTAGCTGGCCAGGACGAGAATGAACAGCATGATGGGCAGCAGGTCGCGCAGGAGCGAGGCCAGCAGAAGGCTGAGGCCTAGGGTGGCGAGTCCTGCCGCCGCGATGCAGGCGAGGATGGCGAGGAATGCGGATGGTTTCATGGCTGTCTCTTCTGGTGGTGTTGGGCGAGGTACGATTCGGCTTCCTGCATGACCCAGCAGGAGGCGTGGAGGGCTTCGAGCTTGCTGAGCTCGTAGCGCACTTTGGCGCTTTGGTCGCCGGGCTGCTCCATGAGGCCGATTAGCGTGTTTTTTATAGTGTCCTTGCGGATCTCCCGCAGCTGGTCTTGGACGCGGTCGACTTGGGCGCGCAGCTCTTGGATCTCGTGCCAGTGCTTGCCCATAGCGGATCCGTAGGGCAATTGATCGGGGTCGATCCGTGAGTACAGCCATGTGGCCAGGTGGCGCGCGCTTGTCGGCCAGAGGTTAACAACCAGCCCCACCAGGGCGAGGAACACGCCGTCGGAGATCAGGCCGCCGGTCAAGTGCTCAAGCATGTTTCCTCCTACCGTGCCTGCCGGCCTGACCCGGTCGGCTGGCTGGGCTCACACGGTGACCAGTGGATGGTAGACGATTTGGGCGTTGTAGTTCTTGTGGTCGCCGGACGCGCCGAAGATGTCGCCGATGCGGCTGAAGTCGCGTCCGTCGAACTTGCCTTGCCATACAAGGTTGTCGTCTGTCAGGCCCACGAACGTGGTCCACACGCCCAGCGTGGCCGCATGCTCGATCCGGCAGATCAGGTTGGCACCCTGCGCTTGCGGACGATTCGCGCGGATGCGCGCATGCAAGACGCCGT
It encodes the following:
- a CDS encoding LysM peptidoglycan-binding domain-containing protein, coding for MALNGIDISSWQSGIDVSSVPAEFIIAKATEGTGYVNPDCARAVDQALDCGKLAGVYMYVRGSGAQAEAKFFVDQVRGWLHKAVLAVDWESGSNNAWGNVGYLDAVVAEIIRLTGIKPLIYASASVYGQIAQVGQSHDCGLWVAQYASMDGTGYQDAPWNENAYGCTIRQYSSNGRLSGYNGPLDLNKFYGSREDWLAYAAFDGSQQPAPNITVPVAPDTNVSGGDTYTVQSGDTLSGIASAYGTSWQHLVEINRIADANRIYPGQVLRIDSAAPAAAAPAGSYTVQPGDNLSSIAFRYGTSVQAIASANGIANPDLIYPGQVLSLGGGAAQDSGHSYTVQSGDTLSGIAQSLGTSVQALASANGIANPDLIYPGQTINY